TTGACGGCGCTCGCCGGCGTATTCGACGGCGATCCGCTCGGCAACAACCCGAACAACAAGAGCGGCACCAACTTCAATCTGCACAACGGCACGCTGTTCATCGGCGAGTTGCAGTACGCGATCAATCAGCCGGCTGACGGCCAAATGGTCAGTGCGGGCGGCGGCGGTTTGCCGGGCACCTACAAGGTCGGCCTCTGGTACAACAACGGCAGCTTCGCCGATCAGCGCTACGACAACACCGGTCTCTCGCTTGCCAACCCGGCGTCTACCGGCGTTGCGCAGAATCATCACGGCGACTATAGCGTCTACGCGGTCGCCGACCAGATGATCTGGCGCCCGGATCCGGACGAGGCGCGCAGCCTCAACGTCTTCGCGCGCGTGATGGGCGCACCGGGCGACCGCAACCTCGTGAGCCTCGCCGCCAATCTCGGCGTCGTGCTGAAGGCGCCGTTCGCCGGCCGCGACAACGACAGCGCCGGCATCGCGCTCACGTACATCAAGATCGGCAGCCACGCGCACGGTCTTGATCAGGATAACCTGGCATTCAGCGGCGGCCCCTATGGCGTGCGCACCAGCGAAACCACGCTCGAAGCGACTTACCAGTATCAGGTCAACCCGTGGTGGCAACTGCAGGCCGACGCGCAATACACGTTCAATGCCGGCGCCGGCCAGAACCCGAGCGATCCGACGCAGCCGCTGCGCAACACGTTCGTCATCGGCGTGCGAACCAACATTACGTTCTGATGCAGTTCGTCATCGTCACACACGCTCAAGACCCATCGAATCCCATGCTTTCGATCATGACCGCAACTACCGCTTTGTGCACAGGCACCGAGGCCCATTCATGAACAATCCCACGCGCAAGTTTTCGCCGCGCGCCGCGCGCGCCCTGATCGCCGCCGCGCTCGGCACGGCCGCATTCGCGGCGGCTGGCGTCGCGCACGCCGAGCCGCAAGGTTTCCTCGAAACCGTCAAGCATCACACCACGCTGATCAACACCGTGCCGGAGAACGGCGATCAGAATCCGTACGCGGTAGTGGTCGCGCCGGTCACGGCAGGCACCGTCAAGCGAGGCGATGTCCTGGTCGGCAACTTCAACAACTCGACCAATCTGCAGGGCACCGGCAGCACGATCATCAACTATCACCCGGACACCAGGGCGATGACGGTGTTCGCCACGGTGCCGCGCGATCTGAAGGAGTGCCCGGGCGGCATCGGCCTGTCGACCGCGATGACGATGCTGAAGTCGGGTTACGTGATCGTCGGCAGCACGCCGAGCAATGACGGCACCACCGGCACCAAGGGCGCTGGCTGCCTGATCGTGATCGATCCGAACGGCAAGGTGGCGTCGACTATCACCAGCCCGAATATCAACGATCCGTGGGGCAACATGGCGGTCGTCGACAACGGCACCAGCGCGACGCTGTTCGTCAGCAACGCCGGCTTCGGCGTGGGCGGTGCGAACGGCAATCCGCCGGTGTTCAAGCAGGCTACCGTGCTGCGTCTGGACCTCGACGTGCCTACGGCCAAGCCGCCCGTCGTGAAGAAGGAAACCGTGGTGGGCAGCGGCTTCGGCGCGCAGGCCGATAAGGGCGTGTTCCTCGTCGGCCCGACCGGACTCGCGCTCTCGGGCGATCAGAAGCTGTTGTACGTGTCCGATGCCATCGGCAACCGCATCACCGAAATCGACGAACCGATGACGCGCGACACCAGCGCGGGCGTGGGCCGCCAACTGACCGCGGACGGCCTGCTGCATCGCCCGCTCGCCATGGTCACCGCGCCGAACGGCCACCTGCTCGTCACCAACGCGCTGAACGGCCAGATCGTCGAAATCGATCCTGCCGACGGCAAGCAGATCTACGCACGCTGGATCGACACCGACAAGGCGCAATCGCCGCCGGGCAACGGCGACCTGTTCGGTCTCGCGATGACGCCTGAAGGCGACGGTTTCTATTACGTGCAGGACGACGTGAACACCCTGGTGCTCGCGAAGTAACCGCAGCAAAGACGGACGCAGATCCGGCCACCAGGCCGGACGCAACCCCGGCCTACCCCACGGCCAGAAGAAGGTGAAGGAACCATGGCAAACGATCAACCCCCGCGGCCCTCCCGGCGCGGTTTTCTGAAGGCCGGCAGCGCGGCGGTCGCAGCGGGCGCAAGCCTCGGTGCGAGCGCCGCCGCCCAGGCTGCGCTCGGCAAGACGTCCGCGCACAGTGCCGATCCGCAGATGGCGGTCGAGCCGTTCTACGGCTTGCATCAAGGCGGCATCGTCACACCGCAGCAAAGTCACACGTACGTCGCCGCACTCGATCTGACGACCGAGAAACGCGACGACGTCATCGCCCTGCTGCGTGCCTGGACCGACGCCGCGGCCCGCATGACGCAAGGCAGCACGGCCGCGCCGCTGCCGACCGGCGCCGCGGCCAAAGCAGAACTGGCCGACACCCGGATTGAGACACAGGTCGGCACGAAAGCCGATGCCAGGACCGATAACACGGCCTACAGCCAGGCCAACACCCAAGCCGCGCCCGATTCCGGCGACGTGCTCGGCCTGGGCCCATGCGGCCTGACAATCACGTTCGGTTTCGGCCCGGGTCTGTTCACGAAGGACGGCAAGGACCGCTACGGCCTCGCCTCGCGCCGCCCGGCCGCGCTCGTCGATCTGCCGCGCTTCAACGGCGACCAGCTCATCGCCGAAAAAACCGGCGGCGACCTGTACATCCAGGCCTGCGCGAACGATCAGCAAGTCGCGTTTCACGCGGTGCGCCAACTGTCGCGCCTCGCTAACGGCGTCGCGACGATGCGCTGGGGCCAGGCCGGTTTCGTGTCGGGTCCGCGCGGTCAGACGCCGCGCAATCTGATGGGTTTCAAGGACGGCACCAACAATCCGTCGACGGCCAAGCCGCAGTTGATGAACGAATTCGTCTGGGCCCGCGCCACCGCCGACGCACCGTGGATGGAAGGCGGCACCTACACCGTGGTACGGCGCATCCGCATCACGCTGGAGCACTGGGACAACACCGAGGTCGGTTTCCAGGAGCAGGTGTTCGGCCGCCACAAATACAGCGGCGCGCCAATCGGCAAGAAAAACGAGTTCGACGCAGTGGACCTGAAGGAAGAAGACAAGGACGGCAATCCGGTGATCCCGGAGAACTCGCATGTGCGCCTGTCGAATCAGGCGAGCAACAACGGCGCGCAGATTCTGCGCCGCTCCTATTCGTACAACGACGGCACGAATTTCTACATCGAGCGCTGGCCGCCATGGCGTCAGGAAACCGAATACGACGCGGGGCTGATTTTCGTGGCTCACCAGAGCGACCCGCGTACCGGCTTCATTCCGATCAACGACAAGCTCGCGAAGTTCGACATGATGAACCAGTTCACGACGCACGTAGGCAGCGCGGTATTCGCGGTGCCGCCGGGCGCCAGGCCGGGTTCGTATATCGGCGCCGGGCTGTTCGAGACGTAATGCAGGCCACGAAGTAAGTCGCAAAGCAAACCGCCGGCCGCGAGGCCGGTGACAAGCGGCACATCAAAGATCAACAACGACATCTCTAACGGATTTTAGGATCATGGCTCATTCCTGGTTTGGCACCCGCCTGCGCCTCGTCAGCAGCGCCGCCGCCCTCACGCTGGCCGCCTTCGCGACGGAGCCGTCGACGGCTCACGCGGCGTCGATCACGCTGTACAACGCGCAGCACGAGCAGGTCGTCAATGTGCTCGCCAAAGACTTCGAAAAGCAGTCGGGCATTTCGGTGAAGATCCGCAACGGTGAAGGCCCGGCAATGGCCGCGCAAATCGTCGCGGAAGGCGCAGCGACGCCCGCCGATGTGTATTTCACGGAAAATTCGCCCGAGCTGATGCTGCTCGAAGAGAAAGGCCTGCTGAGCAAGGTGGACGGCGCGACGCTCGCCACCGTGCCGGCGCGCTTCAACTCGCCGACCGGCGCATGGGTGGGCGTGACCGCGCGCGAAACCGTGCTGGCCTACAACACGACCAAGCTGCAGGCATCGCAACTGCCGCAATCGCTGTTCGACCTCGCCAAGCCGGAATGGAAAGGCAAGGTCGGCATTGCACCGAGCGACAGCGACTTCCTGCCGCTGGTGAGCGCCGTGCTCGCGCTCAAGGGTGAAGCGCAAACCGTCGCGTGGCTGAAGGGCCTGAAAGCCAACGCACAGATTTTCGACGACGACGAAGGCGTGGTGGCGGCCGTCAACCGCGGCGGCGTCGCGACCGGCATCATCAATAACTACTACTGGGCGCGTCTGCACGCTGAACTCGGCGATGCGAAAACCCGCAGCGCGATCTATCACTTCGGCAACGGCGACGCCGGCGCAATGGTCAACGTGTCGGGCGCAGCAGTGCTGAAGTCGGCCCACAACACGGACGGCGCGCAGAAGTTTCTCGCCTATCTGGTCAGCGAGCGCGCGCAGGAGTTGATGGCGAAGAGCCACGTCATGTTCGAATATCCGCTGCACGCAGGCGTCGCACCGGATCCGATCCTCAAGCCCTTCGCTGAACTGAACCCGCCGGCGCTGACGATCCAGCAACTCGGCGACGACAGCCAGGCCGGCAAACTGCTGCGCCAGGCAGGCTTGCTATAAATGAGCGATGCCGTGTCAGCCGGCCCTCCGGCTGTAACCCCCGCCGCGGCGCGCGTCCATTCGCGCGCGCCGCGCGGTTTGTTTGCGGCAGCAGCACTCAGCGCTTTGCTGGTGTTGCTGCCGATTGCGTTTACCTTCTGGCGCGCGGCGAGCTTCGGTATCGGCGAGGCGGTCGATCTGATCTTCCGGCCGCTCGTCGGCGAACTGCTGGTCAACACGCTGCTGATCACCATATCGACCACGCTCGTCTGCGCGGTCGTCGGCACGGCGGCTGCCTGGTTCGTCGAACGCACGCATTTGCCGGGGCGTCGCATCTGGGCCGTGCTCACCGCCGCGCCGCTCGCGATGCCCGCCTTCATTTCGAGCTATGCGTGGGTGTCGCTGAGTCTGGATTTGCAAGACTTCAACGGTGCGTTGCTGGTGCTGAGCTCCGCGTATTTCCCGCTCGTCTATCTGCCGGTGGCCGCGGCGTTGCGCAGCATGGACCCGGCGCTCGAAGAAAGCGCGCGCGCGCTCGGCTGCAATCGCTGGACCACCTTCATTCGCGTCGTGCTGCCGCAACTGCGCCCGGCGCTGCTCGGCGGCATGCTGCTGGTGGCGCTGGGCGTGCTGTCCGAATTCGGCGCGTTTACGCTGCTGCGCTTTCGCACCTTCACCACGCAAATCTATGCGGAATACCGTACCAGTTTCGATGGCGGCGGCGCTTCGCTGCTCGCGTGTCTGCTGATCGTGATCTGCCTCGTCGTGCTGGCGTTCGAGTTTCGGGTACGCGGCGCGGCGCGTTATGAACGCGTCGACCGCGGCACGCGTCGCGCAGTGTTGCGCTACGACCTCGGTGCATGGCGCTGGATCGTCGTGGCTGGATTTGCCGCACTGGCGATCGCGACGCTCGGTGTGCCGCTCGGCATGATCGGCTACTGGCTCACGCAACCGGGCGCGGCCGCCGTCACGCCGGCCGACGTGTCGCCCGAACTGCTGTTCAACGCAACGATCTCATCGCTCGGTTTCGGGCTCGCCGCCGCACTGCTGACCACGCTGCTGGTCGTGCCGCTTGCGTTCCTGCTGGTGCGTTATCCGACGCGCTGCGCGACGCTGTTCGAACGCACCGTGTTTCTGGCGCAAGGGATCCCCGGACTGGTGATCGCGCTGGCCATCGTGTCGCTCGCGGTGCACGCACTGCAGCCGCTTTATCAAAGCGCGACGCTGCTGGTGATCGCTTACGCGATGCTGTTCATGCCGTTGGCGCTGGTGAGCGTGCGCGCCGCCTTCATGCAGGCGCAGCCGCGCCTCGAGGAGACTGCGCGCGCACTCGGCCTGAGCTGGTCGCAAACCCTGTTCCGCGTGGTGCTGCCGCTCGCGGGTCCTGGGCTCGGCGCGGCAGCGGCCATGGTGTTCATCTCGGTCGTCACCGAACTGAACGCGACGCTGCTGCTCTCCCCCATCGACACGCAAACACTCGCGACCCAGGTCTGGGCCGACACGTCGACCATGGCGTTCGCCGCCGCCGCGCCCTATGCGGCGCTGCTTACCGGCATTTCGCTGTTCGCCTCCGGCCTCCTGTTCGCGTTGCTCGGCAGATCGGCATTGCTCGGCGAACGCAGCTGAACGTCGCGCCCTCGCCCGCTTTTTCAATCGGATTTTCATGAGCGAACTTCGTATCCGCGGACTGCAAAAATCGTTCGACGGCCACCCCGTGCTGCACGGCATCGATCTCTCCGTCGAGCGCGGCACGCTGCTCGCGCTGCTTGGACCGTCCGGCAGCGGCAAGACCACCTTGCTGCGGCTGTTGTGCGGCTTCGAACGCGCGGATAGCGGCAGCGTCGAAATCGACGGACGCCGCGTGGCCGGCGACAACCTGCATGTGCCTTCAGAGCAGCGGCGCATCGGTTACGTGCCGCAGGAAGGCGCGCTGTTTCCGCATCTGTCGGTGGCGGACAACATCGTGTTCGGCTTGCCGCGCCCGCAGCGGCGCGCACGCCATCGGGTGGCGGAATTGCTCGAACTGGTCGGCCTGCCGGCGAACTTCGGCACGCGTGCGCCGCAGCAGTTGTCGGGCGGTCAGCAGCAACGTGTGGCGTTGGCTCGCGCACTCGCGCCGTCGCCGACGCTGGTGATGCTCGACGAGCCCTTCTCCTCGCTCGACGCCGCCTTGCGGCTCGAAACGCGGCAAGCGGTGGCCAGCGCCCTCGCCGCTGCGGGCGCTACGGCGGTTCTTGTCACGCACGATCAATCGGAAGCGCTGTCGCTCGGCCATGAGGTCGCGGTGCTGTGGGACGGCCGGCTGATCCAGACCGCCACGCCGGAGACGCTGTACCGCAGGCCGGTGACGCGCGAACTCGCGTCGTTCGTCGGCGAAGCGGTGTTGTTGCCGGGCGTGGTCACGCAGGATCGCGTCGACTGCGAGCTCGGCGACTTGCCGCTGTGCGCGCCGATGGGCAACGGCGCGGTCGATGTGATGGTGCGGCCTGAGCAGATCCGTCTGCTGCGTGCTGAAGAGACCATGCCGAATGGCGTGGCATCTCATGACGCTATCGTGCAGGAAGTGATCTTTCAGGGGCAGGACGCAGGCGTCGCGCTGCAACTGCAGTCCGGCGCGCGGACGGTGGTGCGCGCCAGAGTGCCGGGTTATCTGTCGCCGCGGCCGGGCGAACATGTACGGCTTGCGGTGGATGGCGAGGTGACGGCTTATCCTCGGGGTTGAGCGGCGCAACTAAGCCCCGCGCCCCTGCGGGCGCAGCGACAAGTCCTGCACCATCTGCGCGGCCAGATAATCGCACGTGGGCCGATCCGATTTGGCGCTGCGCGCCACCACGATTTCCAGCGGCGCGATCTTCGGCAAGCCCTGCGCTTCGCCGAGAATCGCCAGCCGCGACGGCACGCTGCAACGCGTGAGCGCGATCACCGAAAGCCCCGCGTCCACGGTCGCCACCAAACCCATCAGACTGGCACTGCTAAATGCCGCCCGATAGCGGATATGCGCGCCATCCAGCGCGGCCAGCGTGTGCTGACGCGCGACACAACCCGGCTCGTAAAGCCCCACGGGCAAAGGCGACGCCGCCAGCACCGGCGTATCCTCCGATGCCCCCACCCATACCATCGGCTCGCTGCGCACGAACTCGCCGCGCAATTTGCGATCGCGCGTGACGAAAGCGAGATCGATCTTGTTGTCCGCCAGCATCGGCGCGAGCGACGTGCTCTGCGCGCAGACGATCTCGATCTCCACATGCGGATACAGATTCGAAAACCGCCGCAACACCGGGGACAGCAGCGACGACACGTAATCGTCCGGCGCGCCCAGCACCACGCGCCCGGTCACTTCCGGCCGCACGATCGCCGACCACGCCTCTTCATGCAGCGCCAGCACGCGCCGCGCGTACTCGAGCAGCGTATTGCCGGGCCGCGTCAGCGAGAGATTGCGCGTATCGCGGACGAACAACGTGGTGCCGAGCATGGTTTCGAGCCGCTTGATCTGCATGCTGACCGCCGCCTGCGAGCGGTGCACGGTAGTCGAAGCCTTCGTGAAGCTACCCGTTTCCACCACCGCGACGAAGGTGCGCAGCAAATCGACGTCGAATTCGGGGTGCATGATTTATCAATCCAGCTTATGGAATTTCTCAATTTAATTCGTTTGTCGATGCCGTGCAAGCCGCGCAATACTGGTGACTCAACCTTATGTGACTCACTTCCGGAGCCGCTTCGCATGCCCCTCACCCAACGTCAACAAGGCGCCATTACGCTGGCCGGTGGCGGACTCCTGATGGGCACGCTCGGCATCTTCGTCGAGGAAGCGCGGCTCGGCGCGCTGACACTGGTGTTCTTTCGCTGCCTGTTCGGTTTCCTCTCGCTCGCGGCGTACTGCGCATGGAAAGGTTTCTTCACACGCGCGCATTTCACGCGCCGCACCGTCGCGCTGGCGCTGATCTCCGGCGTGTTGATGGTCACGCAGTGGGTCGGTTTCTTCGACGCGATTCATCGCACCAGCATTGCGGTGGCGACCGTGGTGTTTCATGTGCAGCCGTTCTGGGTCGTGCTGATGGGCGCGGCGCTGTTCAACGAGCGCCTCGGCGTCGACCGGCTGGGCTGGATCGCGACCGCATTCGTCGGACTTGTTCTGGCCTCGGGCGTCGCGGCTACCGCGGATCTGCAAGGGCATGCGAGCTATCTGATCGGCATCGGCGAAGCATTGGCCGGCTCGGTGCTGTATGCGAGCGTCACGCTGATCGCCAAAGGGCTCGGCAATTTGCGGCCGCACCTGCTGACACTCGCGCAATGCGCGGTTGGCGTGGTGTGTCTGCCCTTCATTGCGCCGCTTACCACCGTGCATATCGGGCCGATGCAGTGGTTCTGGCTGATCGGCATGGGTGTCCTGCACACCGGGCTATCGTATGTGTTGATCTACGGCGCACTACCGAAACTGACCACGCCGATCATCGCCGTGCTGCTGTTCGTCTATCCGCTGACGGCGATCGTAGTCGATGCCGTCGTGTATGGGCGGGCACTGTCGCTGCCGCAACTCGCGGGCATGGCCCTGATCGTGGCCGCGAGTCTCGGCGTAAATCTCGGCTGGCCGTTATTGTCGATGTTGCGTCCCGGCGCACGCGCGCGGCATCACGCCGATTGAGCGTTAGGGCGCTGCGGCAGGTCTTGTTTCAGTCGTCGTAGTGGAAACGGCAGGCGATCACGTAAATCTTTCCGTCTCGCGGCAAATAGACCAGGCGATCAGCGTGCGTGATACGGCGCGACCAGAACCCGCTCAAGCTGCCGACCAGCGCCTCCGGTTTTCCAGTGCCGCGATAAGGATCGCGCCGGCACTCCTCAAGCAGCGTATTGATCTTGCGTAAGACTTTGCGATCGGTTTCCTGCCAATACCGATAGTCGTCCCATGCTTCATCGGTGAACATAAAAACACTATCCGCCTTTGCGGCCTCCTCGTTGCGGCTTCTCTGTTTGTTCATCGGTCAGCAGTTCGCGCGGCAACGCACTGCCGGCATTCAACTGGGCGATAGACCTGGCGAGCCGCTGGGCATTCTTCGAAGAACTCAGAAGATACAAGGTTTCTTGCATCGCATTGAAATCCTCGAGCGAAACCATCACCACATTTTCGCCACTCTGTCTGGTTATCAGCATGGGCGTGTGATCGCGGCAGACGTCGTCCATCGCTTGCTTGAAGCCGGCACGCGCCTCGCTGTAAGTAAGGACGTTCATTGGTTTCTCGATCTGGCAGGTTGCCCTCCAGTCGCTCCTGTCAAAAGTTAGAGACGATTCCACCGCCAAGCGGATTTCTCATGCCACGGCGGCTGCCATATCGGCTGCCATATGCGTCGACAACCCGGGGACAAAACCATCCCGAGCCGGAGATTCATTGTACAGGTTTCTGTACATATCGGCAAACCCAAATGAGCAAAGGAAACGTCGTCCAACCGACAGGAAGCATGCCCGCTGCCGCCCACGCCCGCTACTCAGCCAAACGGCCAATCTCACTGCGGCAACACCTCTCCTTTCGTCTCCGGCGCAAACGGGATCACGAACAAGCCGACGATAAACGCCAGCGCCGTCAACGCCACCGGCACGCCCAGCGTATGCATATGCAGCACCGCCGCGCCGAGCAGAAAGTTGACACCGGCCCCGACAAACCGCCCGAACGACGTGCAGAACGCGAACGCCGTGGCCCGCACCCGGGTTTCGAACTGTTCCGGCAGCCACAAGCTGAACAGCGCGAAATTGCCGCCAAAAAAGCCCAGCACGAAGAGCCACGCGATAAACGGCGCGAGCCCGTTCGGCAAATAGAACGCCCAGCCGAAACTGCCGGCAATCGCCACCGCCATGCCGGTGAAGTAAACCGCCAGCGTCTTCTTGCGGCCGATTCGCTCGGCGAGCGGCGGCAACGCGAGACAACCGAGAATCGTCGCAATCGACAGCAAGCCGGTTGCCAGCGACGCCGTCCTGATCGCATCGTTCTTCGCCATGCCGGCCTTGGTCGCCAGTTGAATCACAGCCGACGGCTCGTACACCGCGCCCGCCCACAAACCGACGATCGCGATGGTCAACAGAATGCAAGCGACCCACGTGCGACGCCGATACGTCGGCCCGAAGATTTCACGCAGCGGCTTGACTTGCTCGGTGCGCGCTTCCGCCTTCTGCCACTTTTCCGACTCCTTCACGCGCAGCAGCACCAGAATCGCCACCACCACCGGCACCGCGCCGGTCAGGAACATCGCGCGCCAGCCGTAATGCACGCCGATCGTGTAGTTGAGCGCCGCAGCGAGAAAAAACCCGGCGTAGTACCCCGTCTGCAGATAACCCGCGCCCATCTTACGGCGATCTTCAGGCCATGACTCTGCCACATAGGTCCCCGCCAACGCCCACTCGCCGCCAATGCCGACCCCGGCAATGAAGCGGTAGACGCCGAGTTCCCACACGTTGTGCGAGGTCGCTGCAAGTCCCGTGAAAATGGCGAACGTGAAAATGGTGCCCGCCAGCACCTTGGTGCGGCCGAAGCGGTCGGCCAGCGGCCCCCAGATGAACGACAGCCCCCAGCCGACCAGAAACAGCGCGAACAGAATCGAACCGGCGAGCCCGACATTGGCCGGCGTCGCGGCGTACCCCGAGCGCGGCAGCAGCTCGGTCAACGCCGGCGTCAGCACGAGCGCGTAGATGAACGAGTCCATTCCGTCGAGCGTCCAGCCGGCCCACGCTCCCCAAAAACCTGCGATCTGCGAACGATTGAGCGGCGTGCGGCGCCGCACGACCGACGTGCGGTCGGTTAGTGAATTCATCATGCTCCTCCGGCCCTGCGGTTGACGTACGTGGCGTACGTGACTGACATAAAGGGAACGACGGGATGGCGTGCCTGCTCGCGAATCGATGCGCCTCGTATAAGGTTGAGAGGGCATCGCGGGCCGCCGGTGGTAAAAAGCTTTGCGGGTTTGCCCGTCTGTAATTGGCACATTTTCATATATAATATTTGATACCATGAGCAACGCAACAGATGGTTTTCCCCTGGACGCCCCGGCGCGCAGCCCGCTTCTACCCGCGGCGGCGCCGCGTGAGAGCATGTCCCATGTCATCGCGGAGGCGCTGCGCGCGGCGATTGTCGACGGCACCCTGGCGCCTGGCGCACCGTTGCGGCAGGACGCAATCGCGCGGCATTTCTCGGTGAGTGCAATTCCCGTGCGCGAAGCTTTGCGTCAGCTCGAAAGCGAAGGCTGGGCGAGAGCCGCCGTGCATAAAGGCGCAACCGTCGCGCCCTTGTCGGCGGATGAAGCGCGCGAAATCTATGAGATTCGCGCCGCGCTGGAGAGCCTTGCCATCGGCCTCGCGATTCCGAATCACACCGAGGCCACGCTGCGCGAATCCGCCGCGCTCTGCCGCGCCGCCGAGCGCGAGCCGGACCCGTCGTTGTACGTCGCGCGCAACGTCGCGTTTCATATGAGCCTGTATGCGCCCGCTGCCCGTTCGCAACTCGAGGACATGATCGGCACGCTGCATCGGCGCGGCGAGCGGTATCTGCGCCTGAAGTTCGGCTTGCCGTCGTACAAGGGCGAGTCGGACAATGAACACGCCGCCTTGCTCGACGCCGTACAACGTCGTGATATTCCCGCTGCACAATCCCTGGTCGCCGCGCATCTGCTCGGCACCGGCGACCTGCTCTACCGTTTCCTGACCGAACGCGCGCAGGCGGAAGCCGCGCTCGCGAACCAACCCAGGCCGCGTGCCAGACGCACGCGCGCCACCACCGGGAGCTGAATCCGCCGATGAACCGATCCGCCGAAGCCACCGACGCTTCCACCACCGCACGCTCCTGGACCACGCGCCGCGACGAAAAGAACCGTCGTCTCGCGGCGATTTCCCCCTGGCTGGAAGACGGCGTCCTGCCGACCAACCGCATCGTCGACGCACTCGAAGCGCTGATTAAGCCGGGCGACCGCGTCGCCCTCGAAGGGGACAACCAGAAACAGGCCGACTTCCTGTCGCGCTCGCTCGCCAAGGTGGATCCGCACAAGATCCACGACGTGCATCTGCTGATATCGAGCATCGGCCGGCCGGAACATCTGACGCTGTTCGAGC
This genomic stretch from Paraburkholderia caffeinilytica harbors:
- a CDS encoding GntR family transcriptional regulator yields the protein MSNATDGFPLDAPARSPLLPAAAPRESMSHVIAEALRAAIVDGTLAPGAPLRQDAIARHFSVSAIPVREALRQLESEGWARAAVHKGATVAPLSADEAREIYEIRAALESLAIGLAIPNHTEATLRESAALCRAAEREPDPSLYVARNVAFHMSLYAPAARSQLEDMIGTLHRRGERYLRLKFGLPSYKGESDNEHAALLDAVQRRDIPAAQSLVAAHLLGTGDLLYRFLTERAQAEAALANQPRPRARRTRATTGS
- a CDS encoding MFS transporter, with translation MNSLTDRTSVVRRRTPLNRSQIAGFWGAWAGWTLDGMDSFIYALVLTPALTELLPRSGYAATPANVGLAGSILFALFLVGWGLSFIWGPLADRFGRTKVLAGTIFTFAIFTGLAATSHNVWELGVYRFIAGVGIGGEWALAGTYVAESWPEDRRKMGAGYLQTGYYAGFFLAAALNYTIGVHYGWRAMFLTGAVPVVVAILVLLRVKESEKWQKAEARTEQVKPLREIFGPTYRRRTWVACILLTIAIVGLWAGAVYEPSAVIQLATKAGMAKNDAIRTASLATGLLSIATILGCLALPPLAERIGRKKTLAVYFTGMAVAIAGSFGWAFYLPNGLAPFIAWLFVLGFFGGNFALFSLWLPEQFETRVRATAFAFCTSFGRFVGAGVNFLLGAAVLHMHTLGVPVALTALAFIVGLFVIPFAPETKGEVLPQ